The Nocardiopsis composta genome includes the window ATCGGAACCATAGTGGCCTGAACCACACCCTGCTGTGTGTTCTCGCATATTCAGACGCACTCGGAGCCGGTTTGGATCGATCGGATTCCGGTCGATTCACTACTGATTCTCACCGGCCCCTACGACAATCCGGTGGTCCGTTTCCCAGGATCCGGCATCGGCCGGAAAAAACGTCGCACGGTGCGCGGCGTGTCCCTCCGGACCGCCGCGGTGCGGGGCGTTCAGCCGCCGGAGAGCCCGGCCAGGGCGTCGCGGGACAGCCGGTCGGCGCGGCGCACCGTCTCGGGCAGCCGGAACTCGGGGGTCAGCCGGAGCACCAGGTCGGTCGCGCCGTCCAGGTCGGCGCGGTGCCCGACCGAGACGTAGACCGGGCGGACCCCGGTGCGGGTGCGCAGTGCGCGGCCGACGGTCTCCTCCCCGCCGGTCCCGTCGCCGGCGAGGAGAGGGCTCCAGGCGCCCCGCTCCGGGCCGGGCTCCTCGGCGCGGCCGACGAAGGGCGACTTGCCGACCCCGATCGCGGGCCGGTCCAGCAGCCAGCCGAGGTGGCAGGCGAGCCCGAACCGGCGCGGGTGGGCCAGCCCGAAGCCGTCGCAGACGTAGACGTCGGGCTCGACGGAGAGGCCGCGGACGGCCTCCAGCAGCGGCGGCAGCTCCCGGAAGGCGAACAGGCCGGGGAGGTAGGGGAAGGAGGGGGCGGCGTGCGCCGTCGCGGAGTCGACGACCTCCAGCTCGGGCAGGGAGAGCACCACGGCCGCGGCGACCAGCCGCTCGTCGTCCCGGTCGTAGGAGACGTCCAGCCCGGCGGCCAGCCGCACCCCGGCGGCGTCCAGCGGGTCCTGCCGTATCTCGCGGGCCAGCCGCGCCTGCAGCGCGCGGGCCTCCTCCGGGTCGGAGGGCCACAGCGCGGGGTCGTCGGCGCGGGAGGGGAGGGAAGTCATCGCGGGGAGACCTTAGTACGTTCCGGCCGGTGTGCGGGACGGGCCTGCCGGCGGTGCCGGCGCCGCGCCTGGAAGACCGGACCCCTGCGGGGCGGGCACCGGCCCTGGCGGCGGACCGCTCCTTTCCGGGCGGGCCGCGCCGGGCGCCCCGGCCGCCACCTGGGCGGGGAGCGCCGGAGCGGTTCGCGGTGCGGCTCCGGGGCAGGGGAGGTGGCCGGAGGCGGCCGCCCGGATCGTCTCGGAAACCCGTCGGAACGCCTGCGGCGGCGGAATCGCGGTGTTTAGTATGGCCGTGTTTTCTGTGTCCGGTGCGCTCACGGAGGTCGGTGGGGAGGACGGGTGCGGGTCGGGTTGTTCGTCGCTTGCCTCACCGACACGGTCTTCCCGGAGACCGGCCGGGCCGCGGTGCGGCTGCTGCGCCGGTTGGGCTGCACCGTGGTCTACCCGCAGGAGCAGACCTGCTGCGGGCAGGCGCACCACACCTCCGGGTACCGGCGGGAGGCGAGCGGCCTGGCGGCGCGGTTCGCCGAGGTGTTCGACGGGTGCGAGCTGGTGGTGACGCCCTCGGCGTCGTGCGCCGCGATGGTCCGGGACCACTACCCGGCGCTGGCCGCGCGGGAGCCGCGCATCGCCCGGGCGCCGCGCACCCTGGAGCTGACCGAGTTCCTGGTCGACGTGCTCGGGGTGACCGACGTGGGCGCCTCCTTCCCGCACCGGGTCGCCTACCACCCGGCCTGCCAGGCGCTCCGCTCGCTGCGCACCGGGGACCGCCCCCTCCGGCTGCTGCGCGAGGTGCGCGGCCTCGAACTGGTCGAGCTGCCCGGAGCCGAGGACTGCTGCGGCTTCGGCGGGGCGTTCGCCTGGAAGAACGCCGACACCTCGGTGGCGATGGTCGCCGACAAGGTGCGGCGGATCGGCGGGAGCGGGGCCGAGGTGGTCTGCTCCGACGATGACGCCTGCCTGATGCAGATCGGCGGGGCGCTGTCCCGGCTGCGCGGCGGGGTGCGCGCGGTGCACCTGGCGGAGATCCTCGCCGAGACCGCCTCCGCCCCCGCCGGCCGACCGGCGCGGACGCGGCGGTGAGCCCGCAGACGGGGCCGGGCCTGCCCTGGGCGCGGCTGCTCCGGGCCGGGGCGCGCCGGGGTGCCGGCCCGGACGGCGCCGCCCCGGGCCCGCCGCGGTTCGCCGACGCCGCGCGCGACGCCCTGGCCGACACCGATGCGCGCCGGTCGCGGGCAGCGGCGGCGGAGGCCCGCCGGACCGCCGCGGCCCGCGGCAGGGCCGCCGAGGACGACTGGGAGGGGCTGCGCCGGCGTGCCGCGGACGTCCGCGCCAGGTCCCTGGACGACCTGGAGCGGCTGCTCGTCGCGTTCGAGAAGAACGCCACCGCGGCCGGGGCGCGGGTGCACTGGGCGCGCGACGCCGCGGAGGCAGGCCGGGTGGTGGCGGGGATCCTCGGGCCGGGCGCGGGGGCGGTGGCCCGGTCCTCCTCGGCGACCCTGGGCGAGCTCCGCATCGACGAGGCGCTGCGCGGCGGCGGCGCCGAGGTGCGCCCCGCGGCGGTGGCCGACCTGATCGCCGAGGCACGGGGGGACGGCGGCGGTGCGCCGCGCGGCCACGACCGGGCGCGGGCGCGGGCCGCCCTGGCCGGGGCGCTCCCCGGGGCCTCCGCGGAGCTGCCCGCCGACCCGGGGGCGCTGGTCGGCGCGGCACGCGACTACCTGCGGGAGGTGCTGCTGGAGGCCCGCGCCTCGCTCACCGGGGCGAACGCCCTGGTGGCGGAGACCGGCGGCGTGGCGGTCATGGAGAGCGAGGGGAACGTCCGGCTGGGGGCGGCGGCGCCGCGGACCCTGGTCACCGTCGCCGGGATCGACAAGGTGGTGCCGGCCTGGTCCGACCTGGCGGTGCTGGCCCGGGCCTGGTCGCGCTCGGCGACCGGGGCGCCGATGCCGCCGGTGCTGTCCACCTGGAGCGGTGCGGTGCCGGGCGACGGCCCGCAGGAGGTGCACGTGGTCCTGGTCGACGCGGGGCGGACCCGGGCGCTCGCCGACCGCACCGGGCGCCAGGCGCTGCGCTGCATCCGGTGCACCGCGTGCATGGACGTCTGCCCGGTCTACGAGCGCACCGGGGACGGGCCTTACGGGGCGGTGCACACCGGACCGATCGGTGCGGCGCTGGTCCCGCAGCTGCGCGGGACGCGGGCGGCCCGGGAGGCGTCGCTGCCGTTCGCCTCGACGCTGTGCGGGGCCTGCGGGCAGGTCTGCCCGGTCGGGGTGGACATCCCGGCGGTGCTGCTGGAGCTGCGCGCCCGGGTGGTGGACGAGCGGCGGGCCGCCCCGGTGCCGCCGCCGGAGGGGGTGGCCGCGCAGAGCGCGGAGTGGGTGATGTCGGACGAGCGCCGCTACCGGAAGGCGCAGCGGGCCTGGGAGCGGTGGGCCCGGGTGGCGGCCCGCGGCGGCCGGATCCGCCGGTTGCCGGGGCTGCTGGGCCGCTGGACCGAGGCGCGCGACCTGCCCGCCCCGCCGCGGCGCTCCTTCCGGGACTGGTGGACGGGCGGCGGTTCGGCGGAGGGGCGGTGAGCCGCCCGCGGGGCGCCGGGCCGCCGGGTGCGGTCGCGGGGCCGGCGGTCCGGTGCCGTGCGCCGGCCGGAGGCGCCTCCGGCCGGCGTGTCCGGAGGCCCGGGGCGGCGGGTCGGGGGAGCCGGGCCGCCGCGGTCCGATCGCGCCCCCTTTTCCGGCTCCGGGGCCTCCGGAGGGGGACGGGGCGCGGCGGTTCCCGGACCGCTCCGGTCGCGGGCCCGCCGTCCCGACCGGTGGGGGCGGCCTACGGGCGGCCCTGCCCGGCGGGGAGGCGTTCCCGCAGGCGCCAAGCCTGGACGAGACCGCGGGAGCGCCGCGGGGACGGGGGCCGGGAGGCCCGGCCGGTGCGAACGGAGTGCGCGGATGACCGGTAGCGGGGGCGACGCGGCGCGGGACGAGATCCTCGCCCGGGTGCGGCAGGCCGGGGTGCTGGCCGGCGCGGGGGAGGGGGCGGCGGCGCCGGCGGAGGCGGAACCGGCGCGGGGGCCCGGCGGCCGGGCGCCGGAGGAGGTGTTCACCGAGCGGCTGGGCGCGCTCGGCGTGGGAGTGCAGCACGTGACCGGCGCCGACGACCTGCCCCGGGTGGTCGCGTCGGCGCTGTGGGCGCGCGGGGTCCGCCGGGCGGCGGTGCCCAAGGGGCTGCCCGCCTCGTGGCTGGCGGAGCTGGACGGGGTGTGGGTGATGCGGGACGAACCGCCGCACGCGCCGCTGTCGGTGCGCGCCCTGGAGAGCGTGGGCGCGGTGGTCACCCGCTGCGCGCTGGCCGTCGCCGACACCGGGACGCTGGTCTTCGACGGCGGGGTGGGCCAGGGGCCCCGGCTGCTGTCCGCGCTGCCCGGCCACCATCTGTGCGTGGTGGAGGCCGGGCAGGTCGTCTGGGACATGGCGGCCGCACTGGCCGCCCTCGACCCGCTCCGGCCCACCACCTGGCTCACCGGGACGACCTGGTCGGCCGCGGTGGACGCGGTGCAGGTGCGCGGCGTGCACGGCCCGGACCGGATCGACGTGGTGCTGGTGGACTGAGCGCTGGGTGTTCCGCCCCGTCCGGCCCGCGCGTCCTCACCCCGGCCGGGCGACATCACCGGGCGTCCTGCCCGGTCCGGGGCCCGCCGCACGCGCGGCGGCGGTTCCGGGCCTGTCGATTCCGCAGGGTCCGGGGTCCCCGACCGCCTGCCGGGGCGGCCGGGCCGTCCCGCCCGCTCGGCAGTGTCCTGAGCCGCTGATCCGATGAGGATTCCAGGAGCGGCATATCCCCAGAGGGGGCGCAGGCCCCTGGAGGCGGGGCCGAGCGGCCGAGCGCAGGAGGGTACCGGCAGGGCACCGCCGGAAGGCCCCGTCTCGATCATCATTGAGGCGACGGCTCAGGACGGTAGGACCCCGGAGCGGTGTCCTGCGGCGAGTGCCGCGGCTCCCTCCGGCCTTCTCAGGTGCCGCCGCGGGTGCGGCGGGCGGCCGGGCGGTGCCGGCGGCCGGCGCCGGCCAGTCCGCCGCGCTGGAAGGCGCGGACCAGTTCGCCGCCGAGGTTGACCCCGGCGCCGAGGGCCAGGCCGACGGCGACCGCTTCGCTGATGGTGAGCAGCCCGTTGGCGGGGTGGCCCAGGGTGACCTCCAGCAGGCCCCGGTAGAGGATGCTGCCGGGCAGCAGCGGGGCGATGGCGGGGATGACGTAGGGCAGCACGGGGCGCCGGCTGCGGCGGGCCAGCCAGTGGCCGATCATGCCGATGGCGACGGCGCCGGCGACCGCGCCGACCACCGCGGGGGTGTCGAAGGCGGCCCGCGCGCCCGCGTAGATCAGCCAGATGACCACGCCCATGGCCCCGATGGCGGGCAGCATCCGCGGCGGCACGGTGAGCGAGACCGCGAACGCCATGGCGATGCCGGCCGCGCCGATCAGCACCCACGGGTCGACGGCGGTCCCGGCGGAGGGCAGGTTGTCCAGGTCCATGCCGACGCCCAGCCGCACCGCGGTGTAGGCGACCGCGCCCACCCCGGAGATGATCGCGCCGAGGGTGAAGAAGACCTCCAGCAGCCGGGCGGAGGAGGAGACGTAGCTGCCGCTGATGCCGTCCTGGAGGCTGGAGACCAGCGGGCGCCCGGGGAGCAGCGCCATGATGTTGCCGGTGATGATCGCGCCGGCCTGCAGGCCCAGGTCGAGCTGGCTGCTGGCCCACAGCAGCCCCACGCCGATCACCGAGGCGGTCGCCGAGGCCACCGCCATCTGGTAGAACTCGGCGATCCCCCGGTTGGCCAGGAACACCGCGGCGCGGTCGCCCAGCACGGTGGCGATGAACGCGGCGGCGGCGACGATGAACCCGCCGCCCACCATCACACTGGCGCTGGAGGCGATGAGGCCGAACCCGGTGACGATCACCCAGTTGGGGTAGGGCGGGCGGGACCGCTTGATGGACTGCAGGCGCGCGATGGCGCCCTCCAGCTCGGTCAGGCCCAGCGCGGTGTCCTGCACCAGCGTGTGCAGCTCGTTGACCCGGTAGTAGTCCAGGGTGCGCCGGCGCACCACGCGCTCCCCGGTGATCGGCGGGCTGTCCCCGCCGGGGTGGGTGGAGAGCGAGATGACGGTGAAGGTCACCGACACCTCGGTGCGGGGCAGTTCGAAGGCGACCGACAGGCTCAGCATCGCCTCGCTGACCGCTTCGGTGCTCTCCCCGCTGGCCAGCATCAGCTCGCCCACGCGCAGCACCAGGTCGATGGCGCGCGGGTCGGGCAGGGCCTCGTCGGTGTCGTCGTCGGGGCCGTCGGTGTGCGGGTCGGTCTCCCGGGAGGAGCGCCAGTCGCGGAGCCGGCTGAGCAGGTTGTCCTCGTCGGAGGGTTCCGGCCGCTGCGGCGGGTTCTCGGCCATGGGCGGTTCTCGCTACCTCGCGATCGTGTGTGCGGCGGGCGGCCGGACGGCGGTCGGCGCCGCTCCGGCCACGGGTGGGACGCCGCGTCCGGGCGGCTGGTTGGCGCCGGCCGGGCGGACCGCCCGGTGAGGTCGGTCACGGGCTCCATCGTCCCAGCCGACCGGGGGAAACGGCGTGATCCGGGGCGGGGCGGCCCGTCTCCGGGGCGGTGTGCCCGTCCGGGGCGCGCGGCCCGGACGGGGGCGGGTCAGTCCGCTCCGCCGGGGCGGACGATCCCGGTCTCGTAGGCGTGCACCACCGCCTGGACGCGGTCGCGCAGGCCGAGTTTGGTCAGCACGTTGCCGACGTGCGTTTTGACGGTGGTCTCGCTGACCACGAGGCGCTCGGCGATCTCGGAGTTGGACATGCCCCGGGCGAGCAGCCGGAGCACTTCGCGCTCGCGCTCGGTCAGCCGCTCCAGCCCGGGGGAGGGGGCTTCGCGGGTGCTGGGCAGCCTGTCGGCGAACCGGTCGAGCAGCCGGCGGGTGATGGTCGGCGCGACGATGGCCGCGCCGTCGGCGACCACCCGGATGGCGCCGGCGAGCTCGTCCGGCGGGACGTCCTTGAGCAGGAATCCGCTGGCTCCGGCGCGCAGCGCCTCGACGACGTATTCGTCCAGGTCGAAGGTGGTCAGCACGAGCACCCGCATCGCGTGGCCGGCCTCCCTCGCCCAGGCGAGGATCTCCCGGGTCGCCTCGATGCCGTCCTTGCCGGGCATCCGGATGTCCATCAGGACCACGTCGGGGAGGAGGCGCTTGGCCGAGGAGACGGCGCCGTGGCCGTCGGAGGCCTCGCCGACGATGGAGATCTCCTCCTCCGCCTCCAGGATGAGGCGGAAGCCGGTGCGCAGCAGCGGCTGGTCGTCGACGAGCAGAACACGGATGGGCATGGGAGGGATTCTTCCGGATGCGCGCCTCCGTCCGCACCCCGCCCCCAGGGGCGCCGCGCGCCGTACCCGCGACGGCACTTGGGATCGTTGACGGGGGTTTTTGCCCGCCGCGGAGCCCAGCCTCCCCCCGACCCCGGCTCCGCGCCCCCCGAACCGGCCCCCGGCCCCCGGTTCCCGCAGCACAGCGCTACCTCGTTGAGCTCAACGTCATCGTGCCGAGCCTCCGCCCGCCACCGCCCACCCCATTGCCGGCCCCCGACCTCGCCGCGCTTTTCCAGCTCTCCCCGGCCCCGTGCCCACCCCCGTTGATCTTGGAGCTATCGACCGGTCGATAGCTCCAAGATCAACGGCTTCTGGGTGGTGGCCCGTCGCTGTCACGGCGATGTTGAGGTTGGGGCTGTGCCGCGGGTGGGGCTTGCACCGCGGTCGGCGGCTCGGCGGCGCCCGGGCCTCAGCCGCGGTCGTGCAGCGGGATCCGGGCGCTGACCCGGAAGCCGCCGTCCGGCAGCGGGCCGGTGTCCAGTTCCCCGCCGAACATGGCGGTCCGCTCGCGCATGCCGAGGATGCCGTGGCCGGGCGCGTCGGCGTCGCCGGCCTGCCGGTCGGTGGCCGGCCGGTGGCCGGCCCCGTCGTCGGTGACCTCCACCGCGATCTCGCCGGGGCGGTAGGCCAGCCCCACCCGGGCGCGGGCGCCCGGGCCGGCGTGCTTGAGCACGTTGGTCAGCGACTCCTGGACCACCCGGTAGACGGTGAGGCTCTGCACCGGGGGGAGGTCGCGCACGCTGCCGGAGACCCGGAGATCGGCCTCCACCCCGGCGTCGCGCAGGTGGACCAGGAGCGCCTCGATGTCGGCGACGCCCGGCTGGGGGCTGCGCGCGGCGCCGTCGTCGCGGTCCGGCTCCGACATGCGCAGCACGCCCACGATCCGGCGCATCTCGGCCAGCGTCTCCCTGCCGGTCCGCTCGATCTCGGCCAGGGTCTGCTCGGCCCGCTCCGGGGAGCGGGCGATGACCCGGCGGCCCGCGGTGGCCTGCACCGTCATCACGCTGACGTGATGGGCGACCACGTCGTGCAGTTCGCGGGCGATGCGGGAGCGCTCCTCGGCGAGCACGGCGCGGGCGTGGGCGTCCCGGGCGCGCTCGACGCGGCGGGCGTGCTCGCGGACCTCGGCGGTGTCGAAGGCGCGCAGCCGCACCAGGCGCCCCAGCCACCAGGCGACGGCCATGGAGCCCAGCGCGAAGGCGTACGGCGTCCACCAGGGCTGGGACGGGTCGGGCGCCCCCGGGGTGACGTACAGCGCGGCGGCGTCGGCCGCCGTGGCCAGGGCGATCGCCGCCAGTGCGCGGACCAGCGGCAGGTAGCGGCCGATCGAGTAGGAGGCGATCACGACCCCGAAGGAGACGGCGCCCCAGACGAAGGCGCCGGCCTGCTCGGCGGCGAGGCCGCCTGCGACGAGCAGCAGGAGAACGGCGAGGGGGTTGCGCCGGCGCGCCGGGAGGAGCAGCGCCAGTGCGACGCCGGCCGCATGCCCGGCGGCGTCGTGCGGCCAGGTCGCGGCCCATCCGGGGGCGGCCGAGGCGGTCAGCAGGATGACGGAGTTCAGCGCGGCCAGAGCCAGTACGACCAGGACGTCGGTGATCCGGTCGCGGCGGCGTTCCGGGATGCGCAGCCGACCGGCCGCTTTCCGGACCGCGGTCCGGGGCCGCGCCCAGGACCGCCGCTGTCGCCTGGGTTCAGGAGGCGCCGTCGAGGCGGTTTCGGTCACCTTCCCAAACTAGGCCGGGCCGTGCCCCGGGGTGACCTTCCCGGGGTGGATACGCCCTCCTCCCTCCGGACGATCGGACACCGCCCGAGGTACGCCACCCGGCCCCCGGCCGGGGAAGAAGCCCCGCCGGCGGGCCGGGGCCGCCCGGATCGGCCGGGGGAGGGGGAGGAGGGGCGGGGCCTGGGATACGCCGTGGGCGGCGGCTCGCGGCGCCGGGGCCCTCCCGGCGGCCGGCAGGGCCCGGGCGGGCCGCCTTCCTCTCCCCCGATGGCCTCGGGGCGGCCGCGGAGCGGCGCAGAGCGCCGAAGGCCCGGTGCCGGCCGTTCCGGCCTCGCCCGTGCCGCCCCGCCGACCCGCGGGGCTCCCGGGGCGAGCCGGATGCCGCCCCGGCCGGGGCGGAGCGCGGTCGTCCCACTCGATCCGCGCGGTGACCGGTGCATCCCCGGCGGCCGGTGCGGACAGGCCGTCCGGGCTCGGACGGCGCCCTCCGCGGGCCGCCGGGGCGCTCGCGCGTTCCCCGGTGCGGCCCGTCCGCCCGGCCCGGGCCGGGCGAGCAGGCGGACGCGCGGCGCGCGGGCGGCCGGGGCTCCCCGCGCTTCCGGCGTCAGCGGCGGGGGGTGATCTCCGGCAGGGGCGGCGGGGTGCCGCCGAACTCCGGGCAGATGGCCTGGTGGTCGCACCATCCGCAGAGCGGGGTGCGGCGCGGGCGCCACTCGCCGCTGCGCGCGGTCGCCTCGATGTCGTGCCAGATGGCGAGGATCTCCGCCTCCGCGGCGCGCAGCTCCTGCTCGGTGGGGTCGTACCAGCGGGTGACGCCGTCGGCCAGGTACATCAGCTGCAGCCGGGTCGGCACCTCGCCCAGTTCGCGCCAGAGCATCACACCGTAGAAGAAGATCTGGAACTTGGCCTTGTCCTCATAGCGGGGCTTGGGCGACTTGCCGGTCTTGTAGTCGACCACCCGTATCTGCCCGGCGGGGGCGACGTCGAGCCGGTCGACGTAGCCGCGCAGCCGCAGCCCCGACTCCAGGGTGACGTCCAGCCGCAGCTCCCGGTCGCGCGGCTCCAGGTTCTCCGGCCGCTCCATGTCGAAGTAGCGCTCCACCAGGGAGCGGGCCGACTCCAGCCAGGCGTCCAGGTCCTCGGCGCCCTCCCCGGCGAACAGCTGCCCGCTCTCCGGGCGGGAGGTGCGCAGCCGCTCCCACTGCGGGTCGACCAGGGAGCGGGCGGTGCGCGGGGTGCGCGCCTCGGCGGGCAGCTCGAACAGCCGCTCCAGCACGGCGTGCACCAGGGTGCCGCGCAGCGCGGCCGAGCTGGGCTTCTCCGGGATCCGGTCGATCACCCGGAACCGGTACAGCAGCGGGCACTGCAGGAAGTCGGCGGCGCGGGAGGGGGACAGGGCCGGTAGGAGTGCCGGAAGGGCCGGGCGGGCGGTGTCCATGTTCCAACGATAGGCCCGCGCCGGCCGAGGTTCCGCCCTTCCGGGCACCGCGTAGCCTGGCAGTGTGACGACGGACAACGGCAGCGCTTCCCGGGAGCCCGCGGCGCGCGACAGCGGCGGCAGGCGGTCCGGCTGGCTCATGGCCCGCCCCTACGGGATCCCCATCTACGTGACCCCCTCCTGGCTGGTCATCGCCGCCATCATCACCATCCTGTACGAGCCCGTGGTGGAGTCGCTGCTCGGGCTGGGGGCGGCCTCCTACCTCGTCGCGTTCGTGTTCGCCGTGCTGCTGTACGCCTCGGTGCTGGTGCACGAGCTGGCGCACGCCGTGGTCGCCCGGATGTTCGGCATCCCGGTGGAGCGGATCACGCTGTTCATGCTCGGCGGCGTCACCGAGATGCGGGGCGAGGCGCGCACCCCGGGCCGGGAGTTCCTGATCGCCTTCGCCGGCCCGCTGCTCTCCCTGGTGCTGGCGGCGGCCGGGTGGGCGGCCCAGCTTTTCGTCCCGCCGGACACCGTGCCCGGGGTGCTGCTGTGGCAGCTGTTCGTGGCCAACCTGCTGGTGGGCGTGTTCAACCTGATGCCGGGGCTGCCGCTGGACGGCGGCAAGGTGGTGCGCTCCGCGGTGTGGGCGCTGACCCGCAGGCCGACCGCGGGCACCGTGGTGGCGGCCTGGGGCGGCCGGGTGCTGGCGGTGTTCGTCGTCGGCCTGCCGTTCCTGCTGTACCTGCCCTCCGGGCGGATGCCGAGCGTCTTCATGGTGCTGCTGGGGGTGCTGCTCGGCGGCTTCATGTGGATGGGGGCCGGGTCCGCGCTGCGCGGCGCCCGGTTCCGGGAGCGCATCCCCCGGCTGCGGGTGCGGCTGCTGGCCCGGCGCGCCGTCGCGGTGCCCTCGGGGACCCCGCTGGCCGAGGCGGACCGCCGGATGGCCGAGGCCGACGCCGGCGCGGTCCTGGTGACCGACTCCTCCGGAGCCCCGGTCTCGATCGTCTCGCACGACGCGGCCGGGGCGGTGCCGGAGGAGCGCCGGCCGTGGATCTCGGTGGACCACGTCTCCCGCGCGGTGACCGGCGGCGCCGTCATCGGCGCGGACCTGGAGGGCGAGCGGCTGCTCGCCGCGATGCGCGCCCACCCGGCCGCCGAGTACCTGGTGGTGGGGGAGGACGGCGGCGTCTTCGGGGTGCTGCGCACCAGGGACGTCGACGACGCCTTCGCCGGGATCTGACCGGGCCCGCCTTCTCCGTCGGGTGTCCCGAGGGGTCAGCGGCGGGCGCCCTCCGGCCAGACGACGGTGGTGGCCCGGTCGGCGGCGCGCGCGTAGTCGACGATGTCGGCGGTGCCGCCGGGGCCGCGGGCCGGGCGGCCGTCCCAGACCGCGATCAGCTCGTCGCAGTGGTCCACCATGTAGTGGCCGGCCTCCAGGTGGGCCCGGGCGGTGGAGTCGACGTGCGGCAGCCGGTGCACCAGGCGGGCGTGTGCCAGCAGGGCGTCGTAGACCGGGTGGTGGTCGGCGGGCAGGCCGGCCCGGTACCGCTCGGCGGGCACGATCGCCTCCAGCGGCGCGCCCAGGTCCAGCACCGCCCGGGCGAACAGCGCGTCGGCGCCGTCGGCCAGGCAGGACAGTCCGATCAGGCGGCCCCGCAGCGGCTCCAGCCGGGCGCGGATCGCGCGGTCGATGAGGGCCTCCGCGTCCGGAGGCAGGCCGCGGTGGCCGGTGATGGCGATGCGTCGCACGGTGACGCTCCCTCCCCAGTGGTTCGGGGACGCGGGCCCGACCCCGTCCGGGCGGGCCGTCCCGCCGGAGCGGACCGGGCCGCGGCCGGGCCCGGGAAACAGGCCCTGTCCTGGGAATACCCGGCCGGGGCGGGAGCACGGCTCCCGGCTGCGGGCGATGTGCCGCGGGCGGACCGCGCAGAGCGGCCGGCCCCTGCGGCGCGGCGCTTCACAGCACCGCGGGCAGTCCCCCGGTGAGGGCGGCGGTGAGCTGGTCGTCCAGCCGGTCGGCGCCGGGGCCGCGCACCCGGTAGGCCCGGCGGAAGCCGCGGACCCGGTCCACCACCCGCTCGGACTGGAGCCGGACGCCGACGGCCAGCGCGTCGGCGGCCAGCCGGAGCGCCTCGTCGCCGTCGCCGGCGTCGGCGTGCGCCTTGGCCAGCTCCACCTGGAGGATCGCGCTCTGCTTGGGGCCCGGGCGGGTCCCGGTGAAGGCCTCGGCGAAGGCGGCGCGGGCCTGGTGTGGCCGGTGCAGCCGCACCGCGGCCAGCGCCCGGTAGCCGGCGACCTTGGCGTGGTCGAAGGCGAACACCCAGGGCCAGGGGGGTTCGGCGTTGTCGGATCGGTTCACCGCCTGCTCGGCCAGGGCGATCTCCTGGTCGGCCTCGTCGCCCGCGCCCATGCCCGCGTGGCCGAGCGCCCGCACGCAGGCCAGCCAGGCGGTGGCGGTGGGGTGGGCGCCGGGGCTGAGCCGGCGGCCGGCCTCGTGCGCCAGCGACAGCCCCAGCGCCGGGTCGTCGGCGTCGATCTCGAAGGCGGCGAGGCTGCCGAGCATGTAGACGTCGAGCAGGCG containing:
- a CDS encoding endonuclease V: MTSLPSRADDPALWPSDPEEARALQARLAREIRQDPLDAAGVRLAAGLDVSYDRDDERLVAAAVVLSLPELEVVDSATAHAAPSFPYLPGLFAFRELPPLLEAVRGLSVEPDVYVCDGFGLAHPRRFGLACHLGWLLDRPAIGVGKSPFVGRAEEPGPERGAWSPLLAGDGTGGEETVGRALRTRTGVRPVYVSVGHRADLDGATDLVLRLTPEFRLPETVRRADRLSRDALAGLSGG
- a CDS encoding (Fe-S)-binding protein, translating into MRVGLFVACLTDTVFPETGRAAVRLLRRLGCTVVYPQEQTCCGQAHHTSGYRREASGLAARFAEVFDGCELVVTPSASCAAMVRDHYPALAAREPRIARAPRTLELTEFLVDVLGVTDVGASFPHRVAYHPACQALRSLRTGDRPLRLLREVRGLELVELPGAEDCCGFGGAFAWKNADTSVAMVADKVRRIGGSGAEVVCSDDDACLMQIGGALSRLRGGVRAVHLAEILAETASAPAGRPARTRR
- a CDS encoding LUD domain-containing protein; translation: MSPQTGPGLPWARLLRAGARRGAGPDGAAPGPPRFADAARDALADTDARRSRAAAAEARRTAAARGRAAEDDWEGLRRRAADVRARSLDDLERLLVAFEKNATAAGARVHWARDAAEAGRVVAGILGPGAGAVARSSSATLGELRIDEALRGGGAEVRPAAVADLIAEARGDGGGAPRGHDRARARAALAGALPGASAELPADPGALVGAARDYLREVLLEARASLTGANALVAETGGVAVMESEGNVRLGAAAPRTLVTVAGIDKVVPAWSDLAVLARAWSRSATGAPMPPVLSTWSGAVPGDGPQEVHVVLVDAGRTRALADRTGRQALRCIRCTACMDVCPVYERTGDGPYGAVHTGPIGAALVPQLRGTRAAREASLPFASTLCGACGQVCPVGVDIPAVLLELRARVVDERRAAPVPPPEGVAAQSAEWVMSDERRYRKAQRAWERWARVAARGGRIRRLPGLLGRWTEARDLPAPPRRSFRDWWTGGGSAEGR
- a CDS encoding LutC/YkgG family protein, which encodes MTGSGGDAARDEILARVRQAGVLAGAGEGAAAPAEAEPARGPGGRAPEEVFTERLGALGVGVQHVTGADDLPRVVASALWARGVRRAAVPKGLPASWLAELDGVWVMRDEPPHAPLSVRALESVGAVVTRCALAVADTGTLVFDGGVGQGPRLLSALPGHHLCVVEAGQVVWDMAAALAALDPLRPTTWLTGTTWSAAVDAVQVRGVHGPDRIDVVLVD
- a CDS encoding threonine/serine ThrE exporter family protein, whose amino-acid sequence is MAENPPQRPEPSDEDNLLSRLRDWRSSRETDPHTDGPDDDTDEALPDPRAIDLVLRVGELMLASGESTEAVSEAMLSLSVAFELPRTEVSVTFTVISLSTHPGGDSPPITGERVVRRRTLDYYRVNELHTLVQDTALGLTELEGAIARLQSIKRSRPPYPNWVIVTGFGLIASSASVMVGGGFIVAAAAFIATVLGDRAAVFLANRGIAEFYQMAVASATASVIGVGLLWASSQLDLGLQAGAIITGNIMALLPGRPLVSSLQDGISGSYVSSSARLLEVFFTLGAIISGVGAVAYTAVRLGVGMDLDNLPSAGTAVDPWVLIGAAGIAMAFAVSLTVPPRMLPAIGAMGVVIWLIYAGARAAFDTPAVVGAVAGAVAIGMIGHWLARRSRRPVLPYVIPAIAPLLPGSILYRGLLEVTLGHPANGLLTISEAVAVGLALGAGVNLGGELVRAFQRGGLAGAGRRHRPAARRTRGGT
- a CDS encoding response regulator, which produces MPIRVLLVDDQPLLRTGFRLILEAEEEISIVGEASDGHGAVSSAKRLLPDVVLMDIRMPGKDGIEATREILAWAREAGHAMRVLVLTTFDLDEYVVEALRAGASGFLLKDVPPDELAGAIRVVADGAAIVAPTITRRLLDRFADRLPSTREAPSPGLERLTEREREVLRLLARGMSNSEIAERLVVSETTVKTHVGNVLTKLGLRDRVQAVVHAYETGIVRPGGAD
- a CDS encoding sensor histidine kinase, yielding MTETASTAPPEPRRQRRSWARPRTAVRKAAGRLRIPERRRDRITDVLVVLALAALNSVILLTASAAPGWAATWPHDAAGHAAGVALALLLPARRRNPLAVLLLLVAGGLAAEQAGAFVWGAVSFGVVIASYSIGRYLPLVRALAAIALATAADAAALYVTPGAPDPSQPWWTPYAFALGSMAVAWWLGRLVRLRAFDTAEVREHARRVERARDAHARAVLAEERSRIARELHDVVAHHVSVMTVQATAGRRVIARSPERAEQTLAEIERTGRETLAEMRRIVGVLRMSEPDRDDGAARSPQPGVADIEALLVHLRDAGVEADLRVSGSVRDLPPVQSLTVYRVVQESLTNVLKHAGPGARARVGLAYRPGEIAVEVTDDGAGHRPATDRQAGDADAPGHGILGMRERTAMFGGELDTGPLPDGGFRVSARIPLHDRG
- a CDS encoding RecB family exonuclease, with amino-acid sequence MDTARPALPALLPALSPSRAADFLQCPLLYRFRVIDRIPEKPSSAALRGTLVHAVLERLFELPAEARTPRTARSLVDPQWERLRTSRPESGQLFAGEGAEDLDAWLESARSLVERYFDMERPENLEPRDRELRLDVTLESGLRLRGYVDRLDVAPAGQIRVVDYKTGKSPKPRYEDKAKFQIFFYGVMLWRELGEVPTRLQLMYLADGVTRWYDPTEQELRAAEAEILAIWHDIEATARSGEWRPRRTPLCGWCDHQAICPEFGGTPPPLPEITPRR